In Vigna angularis cultivar LongXiaoDou No.4 chromosome 8, ASM1680809v1, whole genome shotgun sequence, the DNA window ATCATGGTAAAATCCATCAATAAATTTATGgatgatatttttttagaatttgtaattaataaatttttttaatctgttggtaattaaattttttcaaaactaactAATTAATTCGTCgataattcaaattttgtgaaattcatttataaatatgttaatagttgcatttttgtaaaattcatCCATAATTCTCTCAATAAATTTGTGAGTAAAACGTGGACTAATTTTTCTGTCAAATCTGGTGAAGTTAATTAGTAGCATtgagaagaatgaaaaaaagaaagaagaagttggaggaagaggaagaggaagagaaggaggAAAAGGACAAGTAAGAAGAGGGGTGATAGCGATAACAATAGAGGTGACAAATTAGGTCCTCGTATTGTAAAATCTTTCAATTAGGTCCTTGAATGTGAAAAATTGGATCAATTTAGGGCTTGCCATTATCTTGGGTGGACGGCATTAAAAAATGTTGTGTGTGGCTGGGTGACATTAGAAGATTTTACTGATGGTGATCTGAGttagatttgttttatttaaaaattaaattttattgaaataaaatgattGATGGAAGGGTGGTTCTGGTCTGGGTTGGTGAGCAGAGGGGTGAAGGTGAGAAATTTGAGGATTTCGGAGCCGGGCTGAGATTCCTGGGCCATGCTCCCAAATTGAACAACTCCAGAAGATGGggagagacagagagagattTTTCTCTGGGTTCCAACAGAGTGAAAAACCTGAGACGAGAAAGAGGTGCGAGATCTGTCGAGACCCACCATGCCTTTAGCCTCAGTGGCCAAACCATTCAAGAGAAGGGTGGGTGCGCAGGTGAAGAGAAGCTGCTGAGAGGGTCCAAAGAGGTCTTCCACAAGCTCTCCTTCGGTAACCCTTTTCCTAGTGATGGTGTTCTCGGCAGGAATCTGACACGCTTGGTCTTGATCACAGGGTTAGCGAGGCTGGAGAGCCACCTGTGAGTCTCGATTTCAAGACCCTTGGCGGTGAGGCAGCAAACAGAACGGTGGAAAATAGTGGCAAGAGATGCAGATGGGGCGGTTCGGGAAGCACAATCAACCCAAAGGGAGGAGCCGCCGAGATCAAGCACAAAGTTAGCCTCTTCAACAGGGGTGCCATAAGAAAGGGTGGTTAAGTATTGGTGCGTGGAGTGGTCTTTGATAACGGGGAGGGCGAGAGAAGACTTGTAGATAGAGGAGGGAgcagagagaaggtagagaaggGTGAGAGAGAGTGGGAGAAGGAGGGAAGAGGAAGTCATGGTAGAGAGGTGAACCGGAACGACACTGTCATTTTCGGAGTTGCTATTGTGGAAGGAGTTTGAGTAATCGAAATCGAGGAAGGGGTCCATTTTCGGAGTTTGCACAACGCCGTCCACCCAAGATAACGGCAAACCCTAAATTGATCCAATTTTTCACATTTAAGGATCTAATTGAGAGATTTTACAATAcgaggacctaattgagaaaaTCCTGCAAAAATAGGGATGTTGTAcgtgattaaaaaaaaagaaaaagaaaaggagaatgaggaagatgaaaagtggaagaagtgtCTTTAGAAAAAGAATGGAATCATGTGGAGATCTCATATGAAGGTTTGATAGAAAGCTCCCTCGTTAAAATAATTGGAATTCATGTTGTGAAAGTGGAAAACAACATCATGGAAGACATTTGATAAGATGATCCTTACGCAAACACAAATGAAGACAGTCATCTCAACACTTCCCAATCACAACCATTCTTTCTTAAAATACACACAGGTTTACTGTTGACATGCAAGTTTTTTACAGGTTCTTTTAGGttgttctttcctttttattattaattttatctagCCCCACAAACAATCCAACCTGAGTATCAGCACCCTATTACAGGATaccattaattaatatatatagtctcttcttcaataattaattaataaacaaatgtATTGTTACTCATCTTTACTATACATGAATTTTCTTAATAACTTTCCTTcttatgtttataaattttgtacTATTTAATATCAAGCGCCGTGTAGAAAATTGTTGAACGAAAATCAATGGAGGACAAAGATATAACTTGTGAATTGTGAATGGAATGAATGGTTTTGAAGTGATCAATAATCAACACAGTCACAGGTCATCCTAGTGAAGAATTATGCACAGTGGTAATAAAGCATTTTTGGATTGTAATTAAAGGCGTGGCTATTCTGTGTTTAATTATTTGAGTACTTATTTATGTCATAACAAGGATTTCACCTATAATTAGGGTATCCTCACAAATTAACATGGAACGAACACCTTATTATCAGAAACAGTTAAACATTTAGTTGGTGGTGCCCAACAAGAGGAACTATGGTTAGGCCTTGAGAAATTTAACTTGGAATGGAACAGCACTTAGAGCCAAACGGTGGTTCCCTTTCTCATCAACAAACATCCCAACATTCTCACACTCAACATGCTTGCAATAAGGGCACACGCTCGGACAATAAACCAGTTTATAAGCAGCACCGTACTTCTCAATCTTGAACCAATTTCCAATGGTTTCCCGACCAGGGTTGCCCTTAACACCACCGGTTGACACCAACGAGAGTGAGCGTCCCTTAGAAACCTTAAAACTCTCAAGCTTCCACACCGTGGAATGGTGAGGGCAAGTGATGTTAGGAGGGAAGATGATGTTTAGGTCAGTGGAGACACGAATAACACCCTTTTTGGGGTTAACAGGTATAAACCTTAGTGGCAAACTATGATATCTGTCCACAACCACTACATCCAGAGGGCATGATTTACCGATCTTTGAGAGGCCAAGGCCTTGTGCAATTCTACATTTGCCGTAAGGCATGGATAGAAGAATGTTGTAGTTGACACCAGCACGTAGCAGCTTGCCTGATGTGTCAACTACTTCATCAGGTGAAGCTTCGGCTGCTCCCAGAAGTGGTTGTAAGACCAGGGCAAAGAGAAGGACAAAAGCGAACAATGCTGTCTTCATCActgtttattttgtattggtTTGAGTAATTTGTATATTGATTGATGGATGGAGTTTAGGAAGATGGTTTGCATCAATTTATAGTCTGCTTCTTATCCATGGGATTCAGGATAAACATCCACATTTATATTACTAAACTCCTTTATTTGCTTAATACTGTTGGACCCATCAACATAAGaaattcactaaaaaaaaacatcgcaaatttatgtttagtttctgttatttgaatattttttgcGGGTAAGTCGAATCCTGTTTAAGCCATGGCCTGCTTTCATATGTTTCTGCTTTCTCCAATCTTCTGCCTGTATTCCATTCCAGGAGATTGCTTTGTAGTAATTGTAACATTCAATAGCATCCAATGTTTTTCTATCAAATCTGGTTGCTTTGTCTAAATCTCTGAGGAATATTAACGCGGTTAGTCAGCATCAATGAGCTTGTTTCTTAGATGGACTTCTGTTTTTGAACATGCACGGAGCCCTGAACTTTGTTTTTTCACTGTATATGGCTAAATATCACATTGTTTTTgaagaaaactatatatttcCTATAGActtgtttcttcttttattacTGACAGCCTCGAAACTCAAGAATTTAAAAGTGCGTAAACAATTATGTTATGAGATACCATATagtgatatttaatattttctcaaatattatttactCAGCATTATTACATCTtatctcaaattttcttcttatctCTTTCAGAATACCCGTGGAACTATATCTCTAAACATTAACACACAGATTGGGCTACCTACTCCTTTTGAAAAAGTCAACTAATCTAGTCATGAACAACATGAGCGAACAGACCATAGAATCAGTAAGAAGACATTTATCGTTCAGCAAATCCTATCCATCACCTAGAGAGACGCAAAATGGCTTCCATTTAGCTGTAAATAAAATCCTAAGACCACAAAGAACATTAATGTCATGGCTACATGATTTTAGATCAATTAATTATCAACTTGATATGGCCAATGGTATTgttcaattatttaaagaaaatatatactaTTTCAAAGGTACTAACTACAAGGAATCCAAAAGGTGGAATTAATATTAAACGAAGAAATCTATAAATTCAGACTTCGCATCTCCAGTATGGTCCATCCATCATTAACCAAAATAACCTGAATTACACAAAAATCAATAATGAAGACCATACTGATAGCATTTGTGCTTCTCTTTGCCTTGAGCTCTCAACCATTACTTGGAGCAGCAGATGCATCACCTGAGCAAGTGGTTGACACATCAGGGAAAAAGCTCCGAGTTGGTCTCAGTTACTACATTGTTCCGGCTGTGCCCTCAACAAGATGCGGAGGATACGGAAGATGCATGAATAGTGGAGGCCTTTCACTTGCCAGCATTGGTGAATCATGCCCTCTTGATGTGGTGCTTGTGAGAGGATCTCGTGGCTTGCCATTGTCATTCTCACCCGTTAACCCTAAGAAAGGTGTTGTTCGTGTGTCCACTGATTTGAACATCATGTTCTCCACCGATCATACCAGTTGTGCTGAGTATTCGACAGTGTGGAAACTGGACCACTTTGATGTTGCTAAAAGACAGTGGTTTGTGACCACAGGTGGCTCTGTAGGAAACCCTGGTTGGGGAACCATACGAAACTGGTTCAAGATTGAGAAGTTTGAAGGTGCTTATAAAATTGTCTATTGTCCAACTCTGTTCCCTCATTCCAAGCACTTGTGCAAGGATGTTGGCATCTTTGTGGATGAAAATGGCTATAAGCGTTTGGCTCTAAGCGATGTTCCATTCAAAGTCAAGTTTCAGCTCTCCTGAACAAATTAATGTCTGAGAAACTAATAagtgtgttttattttaattcagtGTTTATCAAGTTAATTGTGAAATCATGTTATGTTAAAAGAAGttaataaaatgaagaaatatctTCACTCTTATATCTTTAAGTTTATAGAATAAATTTTGTGGCAGTATAAATGGTTTATATTTCTGAATTTGTCTCGTTTTGCCATCTATAGGATAggaattgaaatttggaaaaGTGGAAGACACTTTAGTATTCAAGAACGTCAAATTAAGGGAGAATAAAATGTTGAATAATGTATTCAAAACCCATGCTTAATGGAGATATATATGAGAAAAATCTGATACATATATTTATGGAAAGTATATTTATGAGAGTTGCACGGAAGAACAGACGTGACCAGTCACAGAAATATATTTATGGAAAGTAAGAAATCCTACACTGCAAGATACAATAATCATAAAATGAAATGTCATATccttttgtattgttttgtgCTTCCAATATGGCAAGTTTCTTCCTATCTCATGTTTAGAATCTGATTAGTTTCTTACTGTTCTCATTTATTGTCTTtttgaattgaaataataaCATACCAAAAgttgaataatttattacatcTCTCGAGTATATGTAAAGTCTACATAAGCAACTATTAGTTATTTAGGACTTAATTTGTTTTGATTGTAAAGCATTGTCTTAAATGAGAGTCAAAGTTTATGTTTTCAACTTTGACCATATCACGGTAAAAGTATAGGTAAACACTTGTTTTGGAGTCTACAAAAGCAACTATTTATCgacttaatttattttgattgtaaAGCATTCTCTTGAATGAGTGTCAAagttttttttccattttgatcTTAATATGGTAAAAttcatgaataaaattttagataacttttatttttagaattcattaataataaatttttggtaattgaaatttttaaaatttattagtaaatttatcgataattaaatttttgtcaTGGTGAAATTATTTGGAAGTGTAGgagaaaaagtaaagaaaaagagaagaagtatgaggaaaaggagaaggagaaggaggtgTAAAAAGATGAGATGGTGGCAATAGCAATAAAGGTGACAATGATAGACTGTGACAACCGTGGAAGAAACAATACAACAATAGAAGTAGCGGTGGTCaacaaaggaggaagaggaaaaggagaaaaaaagaggAGGACGATGAAGAGGgtgatgagaaagaaaaagtgcCCGGGGTATTTAGAGACATAtgacaacaaagaaaaagaaagagaataaagtagaaaaaaaaagagaaagatgaaaaacaaatcaaattttatgattaaaatcaTCGGTagttattaacaaatatttatccagatgaattttaattataagtaattaTCAACCGATTTTCCTATTgatttttgtaacatcccaaaatatagtaattaccataatcaagattaattacattaagataataaacagtgcagtcttacaaaaaCCGAACGAGCACTAAAGTGTCGAACGCCCATAAAACATACGGAAAATAACGAACGTTATAATAAGCAAGAGTTTTAAGGACGAACGGCTTTACAAGACTATAACCGAACGTCCGCAAAACATACAAATACAACTAAACACtagcgagcgctctaaggctcggcttttaCTTCAACATCCACCAGCGtcgcgtcctccaaattttcttcttccagcagtACTTCAAGGGATGCTCCACCATCTgagctcacatccacatggatgatcattgcaaggacaagacgAATATACATAGACAaaacaacacaatggaaaatgcaagggtaagcttacgtatttttaaattcatacttcaacatttatattcaaactgTCACGCAATCAgcacatatacatataacatcaatcaaacataaatatactaatgctagacagaccgtccggactgtatgaatctgtgtagttacaagcgcccttgcacccgagtgatgtagtaactgggataacaccaaacagctgccactcgaggtaagttcgttcttacgtcgcccatgttaacttatggactaaggacctcctgccgttcccacacatgagtACCCCCTTCTATTTGAAGAGGCgcatcacggaacatcaggatggacagcgagtcttaacttatccacagtcatactttacaaatctcaatttccaacccagagtcgttcctccttggaacgctcgttcaaatatcaatatcataaCTTCATTTCTTAAGTCGTTCGCACACCTTAATTCTTTCAataattcacattttcattctatgttccactctcataaaaagacgaacgttaattaactgtatggacGAACGTTAATTGAGATCAGGACGAATGCCATTAAAAATcggaacgaacgctatttaacaTTTAGGACGGACGCTATTTAAAACTAatgctcgacatgaggtcgaacgctattaaagacgcacgctcgacatgaggtcgaacgctattgAAGACtgacgctcgacatgaggtcgaacgctattaaagactgacgctcgacatgaggtcgaacgctattaaagacgcacgctcgacatgaggtcgaacgttATTAAAGACtgacgctcgacatgaggtcgaacgctattaaagacgcacgctcgacatgaggtcgaacgttATTAAAGACTGACGCTCGacagaaggtcgaacgctattaAAGAAGTACGCTCGacagaaggtcgaacgctatcaacggcgaacgctcgacataatgccgaacgctcaattactcaaatggggacgctcgttctcgagcagaattctttccaaatgaaagaattccatttaatttatttcaaagaaaaccgaacggtctaaggtcgtacagtgacgagcgtcaATTATCAAAGGCGGGATTTAAATGCAGATTTCTCAAACTTAACAAATTTCCAGATTTCAACAATTTAACTTATACTTTATACTTCAAATGAATCTCAATTTATGAACTTCACATTTTCACTTCCAGATTAATTCATATTCCATAATCAACATCTTAACAATTCATACATTATAGTATTCATCCATCACTCATACGTTTCAACCAGCATGCAGTTCAACAACCCAGAATTCATATCAGTAACATTCATAACAGTACAACAGGCTCGTTCATGCATATCAGAAAACACGTATACAAAGATTTCATACAACAACTCACATCAGGCTTTCATGCAATCATACTCgtatgataaatttaaatatatgtaagcttcccttacctggatagcagtgaaCTTCCAAAAGCAagatttttagggtttcctCTAACCACGTCTTACACccaggtttcgctcaacagtTCCCCACGTAAAACTAAGACACCAAAAATCAATGTAATTCAGACCtagaacccatgcatgcaaccaatactagggttcgcatgagaCCAGAAAAGACGAAGCTTTAGACAGGAGAACTTACCAGTCCCGATCCAagttctgttcggtccaaatgaaagatcgcagctggacgaacgttcttacGGTTCTGGAAAGTgaatcggagaagaagaagatgagttaTCGAAGAGAGAAGGtaactggttctagagagagaTCAGAGAAAATGGAAATCTGGTttcagaggaagaagatgagtgataCAGGTGAGTGGAGGGTTTTTCGAAAACTCTTTTTGCTTAACTCTCGttcgtttgaacgaacgtctCCCACGCTGACACCTGCATACCAAACTCTGAATTGGAAGCTTCCTACGTGACAAGTGTCGTGTGTGCATGCAGAGCTTAGTGCGCAATTAATGCACTGGACGTGTGGCGCGGCTCATTTATGGAAGCTGCTAGGTGAATCAGCAGTATAATAATTACAGATTTGACACCTAATTACGTCTTAAATTTTCC includes these proteins:
- the LOC108345462 gene encoding miraculin: MKTALFAFVLLFALVLQPLLGAAEASPDEVVDTSGKLLRAGVNYNILLSMPYGKCRIAQGLGLSKIGKSCPLDVVVVDRYHSLPLRFIPVNPKKGVIRVSTDLNIIFPPNITCPHHSTVWKLESFKVSKGRSLSLVSTGGVKGNPGRETIGNWFKIEKYGAAYKLVYCPSVCPYCKHVECENVGMFVDEKGNHRLALSAVPFQVKFLKA
- the LOC108344053 gene encoding miraculin, whose product is MKTILIAFVLLFALSSQPLLGAADASPEQVVDTSGKKLRVGLSYYIVPAVPSTRCGGYGRCMNSGGLSLASIGESCPLDVVLVRGSRGLPLSFSPVNPKKGVVRVSTDLNIMFSTDHTSCAEYSTVWKLDHFDVAKRQWFVTTGGSVGNPGWGTIRNWFKIEKFEGAYKIVYCPTLFPHSKHLCKDVGIFVDENGYKRLALSDVPFKVKFQLS